In Aspergillus fumigatus Af293 chromosome 2, whole genome shotgun sequence, a genomic segment contains:
- a CDS encoding M20 family metallo-hydrolase, whose product MAIIQCFRRANYRFLRRTSRGLSTACQGSGLKINANRLWETLHETCQWGAAHRHGEDPTDTGMARLTLDDNDASVRRWFAAEVDKLGCSLSIDQMGNMFARQQGKLQTSAPMVAMGSHLDTQPRGGRYDGILGVMAALEVLRTMKENGYQTYYDVGIVNWTNEEGARFPKSMCSSGVWAGAIPIEKAWDLRDIHDSNVTLKSELERHGFLGQLECSHTAYPLAAHFELHIEQGPILQETGRSIGVVQGAQGYRWFTFTVKGRDTHTGTTPLSARQDPLLAASRMIAASNDIARKHNALASTGIFKIPSNASTNTVASEVSFTLDIRQPQDGVVHTVQEECLQAFSAIAAQDGKGVTFDWTLDTDSPAVKFDQGCLESIQAAANHLVGPDQWMNISSGAGHDSVYTSHHCPTAMIFVPCRDGVSHHPTEYCSPEHCALGAQTLLEAVVHYDRTKAQNT is encoded by the exons ATGGCCATTATTCAGTGTTTCAGACGCGCCAACTACCGCTTCTTAAGACGCACGTCGCGGGGGCTGTCCACGGCATGTCAGGGATCCGGCCTCAAGATCAACGCCAACAGATTATGGGAAACGCTACATGAGACATGTCAGTGGGGAGCTGCTCATCGGCATGGCGA GGACCCGACGGACACTGGGATGGCTCGTCTCACGCTGGACGATAACGATGCCTCTGTGCGGCGATGGTTCGCCGCCGAAGTCGACAAACTCGGATGTTCACTGTCCATAGATCAGATGGGGAACATGTTTGCACGCCAGCAAGGTAAGTTGCAGACATCTGCCCCCATGGTTGCTATGGGAAGCCATCTTGATACCCAACCACGGGGGGGTCGGTACGATGGCATTCTGGGGGTGATGGCAGCGCTGGAAGTGCTACGAACAATGAAGGAGAACGGATATCAGACCTATTACGACGTAGGAATTGTCAATTGGACAAA TGAAGAAGGAGCTCGATTCCCTAAGTCAATGTGCTCCTCTGGGGTCTGGGCTGGAGCCATTCCGATCGAGAAAGCCTGGGATCTTCGTGATATACATGATTCAAATGTCACACTAAAATCAGAGCTCGAGAGACACGGATTTCTCGGCCAACTCGAGTGCTCTCACACTGCTTATCCCCTCGCAGCGCATTTTGAGCTGCATATCGAACAGGGCCCCATCTTACAAGAGACCGGGCGTTCCATTGGCGTTGTCCAGGGCGCACAAGGATACAGGTGGTTTACTTTTACAGTCAAGGGACGCGATACGCACACAGGCACGACGCCCTTGAGTGCCCGCCAGGATCCCCTACTTGCAGCCTCGCGGATGATTGCAGCGTCGAATGACATCGCTCGAAAGCACAATGCTCTTGCTTCGACTGGGATATTCAAAATACCTTCCAACGCATCGACTAATACGGTTGCATCCGAGGTTTCTTTCACGCTTGATATCCGACAACCGCAGGATGGGGTGGTCCATACCGTGCAGGAAGAATGTCTCCAGGCATTCTCAGCCATTGCCGCTCAGGACGGAAAGGGAGTCACCTTCGACTGGACGTTGGACACCGATTCCCCGGCTGTGAAGTTTGATCAGGGGTGCCTCGAGTCCATTCAGGCAGCGGCCAACCATCTCGTGGGTCCCGACCAGTGGATGAACATATCCAGCGGCGCTGGCCACGATAGCGTGTATACCAGCCATCACTGTCCGACCGCAATGATTTTTGTGCCCTGCCGCGACGGCGTCAGTCACCATCCAACGGAGTACTGTAGTCCCGAGCACTG TGCATTGGGTGCTCAAACCCTGCTCGAGGCTGTGGTTCACTACGATCGTACTAAGGCGCAAAACACttga
- a CDS encoding putative diaminopropionate ammonia-lyase, whose product MHILLHCCKTLSPGKMSRRPIYFNPSAADERCDFSTIHGLRHFHHSLPGYCPTPLVSLPEIATELGVKAVFVKDESDRFGLPSFKVLGASWGCYRSVVSHLGLSPTVALDDVKQRLKESPVTLFAATEGNHGRAVAFMARQFGVTARIFVPASMDEETRNRIASEGAEVAISDGDYNLAVQEAWIASQNDGGLLVQDTAFDGYEEVPAWIVEGYSTMMTEIDEQLSQLGLQSTLTVTPVGVGSLGHAVVRHCKSRTTPIAVVAVEPDSGPCLISSLEAGTMVSVTSSETIMNGMNCGTVSATAWPDLQRAVDAAVTVSSYESHCAVQYLASHSVRAGPCGGASLAAIRRLRASGQAASLLHRDAVVVLLCTEGARPYPIPRDVAVEDVVGLTQVLTQIDSSNPTLSVADGVGETEIANYLAAWLAHRGIEYHRVEPVAGRPSIVGVFRGSGGGQSLMFNGHIDTVS is encoded by the coding sequence ATGCATATCCTGCTTCATTGTTGCAAAACCCTTTCCCCTGGCAAGATGTCGCGTCGCCCAATATATTTTAATCCTTCGGCAGCGGACGAGCGCTGCGATTTCTCGACCATCCATGGCCTCCGTCATTTCCATCACTCTCTCCCTGGCTACTGTCCAACGCCATTAGTCTCACTTCCTGAGATTGCCACCGAGCTAGGGGTCAAGGCAGTTTTCGTCAAGGACGAAAGTGACCGTTTCGGATTACCTTCCTTTAAGGTTTTGGGCGCATCATGGGGATGCTATCGCTCTGTGGTGTCTCATCTGGGATTATCACCGACTGTGGCTCTTGACGATGTGAAGCAGCGACTCAAGGAAAGCCCCGTCACTCTTTTTGCAGCTACCGAAGGAAACCACGGACGAGCGGTCGCCTTTATGGCACGGCAGTTCGGAGTAACGGCGCGAATCTTCGTCCCCGCCTCGATGGACGAGGAGACACGTAACCGGATTGCATCCGAAGGCGCTGAGGTAGCCATTAGCGACGGCGACTACAATCTTGCAGTCCAAGAGGCATGGATCGCATCACAGAACGATGGTGGACTACTCGTCCAAGACACCGCATTCGATGGATATGAGGAGGTCCCGGCATGGATTGTGGAGGGCTACTCAACAATGATGACGGAGATCGATGAACAGCTAAGCCAGCTTGGTCTGCAAAGCACTCTGACTGTTACTCCCGTGGGAGTTGGAAGCCTGGGGCATGCCGTAGTCAGGCATTGCAAGTCTCGGACGACCCCAATTGCTGTCGTGGCTGTTGAGCCGGACAGCGGACCGTGTCTGATCAGCAGCCTAGAGGCCGGCACGATGGTCTCAGTCACGTCTTCCGAAACGATCATGAATGGAATGAATTGCGGCACGGTATCAGCCACCGCGTGGCCCGATCTGCAGCGAGCGGTGGATGCTGCAGTCACCGTTTCATCGTATGAGAGTCACTGCGCGGTGCAGTATTTGGCATCTCACAGCGTCCGCGCAGGCCCTTGTGGCGGAGCATCTTTAGCTGCAATCCGGCGGTTGCGAGCATCAGGCCAGGCCGCATCATTACTACATAGGGACGCTGTGGTGGTACTCCTCTGCACTGAAGGTGCCCGTCCATATCCCATTCCCCGCGATGTGGCCGTTGAGGACGTTGTGGGTTTGACGCAAGTCCTAACACAGATCGACTCATCCAACCCTACACTCTCTGTAGCTGACGGTGTGGGAGAGACCGAGATCGCCAACTATCTGGCTGCGTGGCTCGCTCATCGTGGGATAGAGTATCATCGCGTCGAGCCGGTAGCCGGTCGGCCATCCATCGTCGGCGTATTCCGTGGGAGCGGCGGTGGTCAATCGCTGATGTTCAACGGCCATATTGACACTGTCAGCTAG
- a CDS encoding putative acetylornithine deacetylase (ArgE), which yields MKGGLAAALAALAAIKASGRTLRGDVIVAAVSDEEDASQGTRDIIAAGWRADAAVVPEPTMGAIAIAHKGFVWVEVDILGVAAHGSDSQAGVDAILQAGWFLQSLEQYQKRLPIDDTLGQATLHCGLIKGGQEPSSYPQRCTITIEFRTIPAQSNESILEDVNALLSGIAKEKPRFRYAPPRLTISRPTQKLSADHPLVQTAVACATEVLVDGPGVISVPFWCDAALLSEAGVPAIVYGPSGAGLHSKEEWVEVDSLQEMSRVFEKLIQELCA from the coding sequence ATGAAGGGTGGACTGGCTGCTGCTTTGGCAGCTCTCGCAGCGATTAAAGCCAGTGGTCGCACCCTTCGGGGAGATGTTATCGTGGCCGCTGTGtccgacgaggaagatgcttCCCAGGGAACCCGCGATATTATTGCCGCAGGATGGCGTGCAGACGCTGCCGTGGTTCCCGAGCCCACCATGGGGGCGATTGCAATAGCCCATAAAGGGTTCGTGTGGGTGGAAGTGGACATTCTAGGTGTTGCCGCACACGGCTCGGATTCTCAAGCGGGAGTGGACGCGATTCTTCAAGCAGGCTGGTTCTTGCAATCTCTGGAGCAGTATCAGAAGCGACTGCCCATCGACGATACTCTGGGACAGGCCACTCTACATTGTGGACTGATCAAGGGCGGCCAGGAACCTTCCTCGTATCCGCAGCGTTgcaccatcaccatcgagTTCCGGACAATTCCTGCCCAATCCAACGAGTCGATTCTTGAGGATGTAAATGCTTTGTTAAGTGGCATTGCCAAAGAGAAACCTCGCTTTCGATATGCTCCCCCTCGCCTCACGATCTCGCGTCCGACACAGAAGCTCTCAGCGGACCACCCTCTAGTCCAAACAGCTGTTGCATGTGCCACTGAGGTCCTGGTAGACGGTCCTGGGGTGATTAGTGTACCCTTCTGGTGCGACGCAGCTCTATTGAGCGAAGCGGGGGTCCCTGCCATAGTCTATGGTCCATCAGGAGCCGGACTACACAGCAAGGAGGAATGGGTGGAGGTTGACAGTCTCCAAGAGATGAGCAGAGTCTTCGAAAAGTTGATTCAAGAACTCTGTGCTTGA
- a CDS encoding homeobox domain-containing protein produces the protein MDHPDYLHSLTSHSAPDPAENGTWFNADDTVDPTLFGINLQHDSTLDTNQLNNMYGLSSESWFDGNGPEASELFPSAATQDPGVLQAAGSTTEEIRSEMQTQTPATAIVSQSMLNVTQWLDGAHRPPQPCSYCRKHRLQCLILRTTPANPNPITACSSCVALFRECSLARGEKRQPSRFETLSPVMGHLHGVTELEEDEGDQAEASAPDVNCVDRQKESKQFVRRGVRILKEWFRDHRDFPYPSEDEKARLVRETGFSRKRMSTWFANARRRQKERFDTPPAAQICRSGSPMPASRLTLMTPMERWQNSPPEEEAVPESAILNAISSWEVAPRSENEDAMFDSFLNLDETSSHLGSSLSSMGSRRSESSTSVSSAWSHHSGDSSLPFPLHHPRPRVRRRTRPRGPMNEGQYQCTFCTQSFKKKHDWLRHEKSVHLQLDAWICTPDLNDLQPGNLPSGCRFCDHSASSIDHWNDHEFEVCAQKPIADRSFSRKDYLWQHLRKFHGCTKLPIENLDQWHSARSDVRSRCGFCDASLPTWAARGDHLADHFKQGCRMHQWVGDWGLDPDMLGALQNAVLPSERTMEATTDLPLSAG, from the exons ATGGATCATCCAGATTACTTGCATTCCTTAACCTCACATTCCGCTCCTGACCCGGCGGAGAATGGCACATGGTTTAATGCTGATGACACGGTTGATCCCACTTTATTCGGCATCAACCTTCAACATGACTCAACGCTGGATACAAACCAGCTGAATAACATGTATGGTCTGTCATCGGAATCTTGGTTCGACGGCAACGGTCCAGAGGCGTCGGAACTGTTTCCATCCGCTGCGACGCAGGACCCTGGGGTATTGCAAGCTGCTGGTTCAACGACCGAGGAAATACGGTCGGAAATGCAAACTCAGACGCCTGCAACTGCGATTGTCTCGCAAAGCATGTTGAACGTCACCCAGTGGCTAGATGGTGCCCATCGCCCTCCACAGCCCTGCAGCTACTGCCGGAAACACCGGCTCCAGTGCCTCATCCTCCGTACCACCCCAGCGAACCCAAATCCAATAACCGCTTGTTCCAGTTGTGTTGCCCTATTTCGGGAATGCAGCCTGGCCCGTGGAGAAAAGCGCCAACCATCTCGGTTCGAGACGCTTTCTCCCGTCATGGGCCACCTGCATGGTGTCACCGAactcgaggaagacgag GGAGACCAAGCAGAAGCGTCGGCACCAGACGTCAACTGTGTAGACAGGCAGAAGGAGTCCAAGCAGTTCGTCAGAAGAGGCGTCCGGATATTGAAGGAGTGGTTTCGCGACCACCGCGATTTCCCGTATCCCTCCGAAGATGAGAAAGCGCGCTTGGTTCGTGAGACTGGATTTTCACGAAAGCGCATGTCAACATGGTTTGCCAATGCACGCCGCCGCCAGAAGGAGAGATTTGACACTCCCCCAGCGGCTCAAATCTGTCGATCTGGATCTCCGATGCCAGCAAGCCGCCTGACCCTCATGACGCCGATGGAGAGATGGCAGAATTCACccccggaggaggaagcagTTCCGGAGTCAGCCATCTTGAATGCCATATCCTCTTGGGAGGTAGCACCGCGTTCAGAAAACGAAGACGCCATGTTTGATTCGTTCCTGAATCTCGACGAGACATCGTCGCATCTCGGTTCTTCTCTCTCTAGCATGGGAAGTAGGCGATCAGAGAGCTCGACAAGCGTCTCCTCCGCATGGAGCCACCACTCCGGCGACAGCTCACTACCGTTCCCGCTTCATCACCCCCGTCCGCGGGTCCGGAGAAGAACTCGGCCTAGAGGCCCAATGAACGAAGGGCAATACCAATGTACGTTCTGCACACAGTCtttcaagaagaagcacGATTGGCTCCGACATGAGAAGAGTGTTCACCTCCAACTCGACGCCTGGATCTGCACTCCAGATCTCAACGACCTCCAGCCCGGCAACTTACCATCGGGGTGTCGATTCTGCGATCATAGCGCGTCGTCGATAGATCACTGGAATGACCACGAGTTCGAGGTATGCGCGCAGAAGCCCATTGCAGATCGTTCTTTCAGTCGGAAGGACTATCTTTGGCAGCACTTGCGCAAGTTTCATGGATGTACCAAACTGCCCATTGAGAATCTGGATCAGTGGCATAGTGCCAGGAGCGACGTCCGCAGTCGCTGTGGATTCTGCGACGCGTCATTGCCCACCTGGGCAGCACGAGGGGATCATCTCGCCGACCATTTCAAGCAAGGTTGCCGCATGCATCAGTGGGTTGGTGATTGGGGCTTGGATCCGGATATGTTGGGTGCCTTGCAGAATGCTGTTTTGCCGTCTGAACGGACCATGGAAGCTACAACAGATTTGCCTCTGTCTGCTGGCTAA
- a CDS encoding GNAT family N-acetyltransferase has protein sequence MVFALDTATEADAPRIADIHMAAFHTNGMLLAQFPTPAVRKGLWTSLVDKVVKEIRDPQWEVLVAREADDRVVSFAKWCLPLSESTVYEEEPWVWPEGTNMAILNAWVKKVEQAAKEIMGKTPCYRLSFIATDPSYALRGAGSLLVNWGIERSKEENIPIALESTLDAVPFYQRLGFQTEARISMPLEGIGKDVLAEMPWNVVMVWENGNQVISSLKNVTAHIQVSPRRRHRAWLHPQHKRAPQRAVPPQVQVPYGRLEMNTIPGFEQFGLNDQEEYTGHTFLSHTLPGRERLAQLLDQS, from the exons ATGGTCTTCGCTCTTGATACAGCCACAGAAGCCGATGCTCCTCGCATCGCCGATATTCACATGGCGGCATTTCACACCAACGGCATGCTGCTGGCCCAGTTTCCCACGCCGGCCGTGCGAAAGGGTCTATGGACGTCGCTCGTCGACAAAGTCGTCAAGGAGATTCGAGATCCGCAATGGGAGGTACTAGTAGCTAGAGAGGCTGATGATCGAGTTGTCAGCTTTGCCAAATGGTGTCTTCCCCTTTCTGAGTCGACGGTATATGAGGAAGAGCCATGGGTATGGCCCGAGGGCACCAATATGGCTATTTTGAACGCTTGGGTAAAGAAGGTCGAGCAGGCAGCGAAGGAAATAATGGGGAAAACACCATGTTATC GCCTCAGCTTTATTGCGACGGACCCATCTTATGCCCTGCGCGGAGCAGGGTCCCTGTTGGTCAACTGGGGAATTGAGCGTAGCAAGGAAGAGAACATTCCTATTGCCTTGGAAAGCACGCTGGATGCTGTACCATTCTACCAGAGATTGGGGTTTCAAACAGAGGCGCGTATTTCCATGCCCCTGGAAGGCATCGGAAAGGATG TCCTTGCTGAGATGCCATGGAATGTGGTCATGGTCTGGGAGAATGGGAACCAGGTCATATCGTCGTTGAAAAACGTGACAGCGCATATCCAGGTATCGCCGCGTCGACGGCACAGAGCCTGGCTACATCCTCAGCACAAACGGGCACCGCAACGTGCTGTACCCCCCCAGGTTCAAGTTCCATATGGTCGCTTGGAAATGAACACCATCCCAGGCTTTGAACAATTTGGGCTGAATGACCAAGAAGAGTACACTGGCCACACATTTCTTTCCCACACACTGCCGGGTAGGGAGCGTCTTGCCCAACTCCTCGACCAGTCTTGA